The proteins below come from a single Aestuariirhabdus haliotis genomic window:
- a CDS encoding methyl-accepting chemotaxis protein — protein MLTSLLNSLRSRLLLPLIIAVIVVIALQTLITLSLTSGSVNELVEGVSGQMEAENLNIARELDDSGRQVERSIAALAEKSREVLATTLEEQLGNEQVKVASQLAKTLKASADSMAQLLAAVSPAAIWDEDTPLLTEYVRVAHKNPDVIFAFYFDADDKPLTRHLERNDPRVKRLLEQGEGRRSRDKVLSAARADSNIYISSVEINPRGAVIGRFIMGVSREEEQQAVEAMESSFTQVVEVSQQLVDGAIQVQSAGTLKDLGASIDNVKQRNEQALLVVQQDIESSSSMLVRNLTLIMLVMGVLLVFVLVIAMAIRVLAKVNVLTGEVRELATGEGDLTRRIAIRSNDEIGDMAAEINRFIEKTQGIVQEVNGAADQTGSSIDDLYQQSSHMQEAMDRQKQAVGQVSHALDEIVTSIQYETESVQNSLLSVDQVRENTSQTVDISGKVRELFTLLVEKVREASDVVNSLQDRSDQIGTVLDVIKGIAEQTNLLALNAAIEAARAGESGRGFAVVADEVRSLASKTQQSTEDIQRTIESLQSGAKGAVGVIDDACSHAEEGIEAISMADQLQQNVQASVQELYDLINNIASMAEEQSHVSVDLKSSVDTINGETERSLQSVNEVADTGSKLATLSAALKKAVSQFRV, from the coding sequence ATGTTAACCAGCCTTCTGAATAGCCTGCGCAGTCGCTTGCTCCTTCCATTAATCATCGCGGTGATCGTGGTGATAGCGTTGCAAACACTGATCACCCTGTCGCTCACCTCGGGTAGCGTCAATGAGCTGGTAGAAGGTGTCTCGGGGCAAATGGAAGCAGAGAACCTGAATATTGCCAGGGAGCTCGACGACAGCGGCCGCCAGGTTGAGCGTTCGATCGCGGCACTTGCGGAAAAATCCAGGGAGGTGTTGGCCACCACGCTGGAAGAGCAGCTAGGCAACGAGCAGGTTAAGGTGGCTTCCCAGCTGGCGAAAACACTAAAGGCTTCCGCGGATTCCATGGCGCAGTTGTTGGCGGCGGTGTCTCCGGCCGCTATCTGGGATGAGGATACGCCGCTATTGACCGAGTATGTGCGTGTGGCGCATAAGAATCCTGATGTAATTTTCGCCTTTTATTTCGATGCCGATGACAAGCCCCTGACGCGCCACCTGGAGCGCAATGATCCCCGGGTTAAACGTTTGCTTGAGCAGGGCGAGGGGCGGCGATCCCGGGATAAAGTACTCAGTGCGGCCCGCGCCGATAGTAATATTTATATCAGTAGCGTGGAGATTAATCCGCGGGGCGCGGTGATTGGGCGTTTTATTATGGGGGTATCTCGGGAAGAGGAGCAGCAAGCCGTTGAGGCCATGGAGAGCAGTTTTACCCAGGTGGTTGAGGTTAGCCAACAGTTGGTTGACGGAGCTATTCAGGTTCAGTCTGCAGGAACATTGAAAGACCTGGGCGCATCCATTGATAACGTCAAGCAGCGTAATGAGCAGGCGCTGTTAGTGGTGCAGCAGGATATAGAGAGCTCTTCTTCGATGCTGGTGCGAAATCTTACCCTGATCATGTTGGTCATGGGGGTATTGTTGGTGTTTGTGCTGGTGATTGCCATGGCAATACGGGTGCTGGCCAAGGTCAATGTGCTGACTGGCGAGGTACGTGAACTGGCCACCGGTGAAGGCGATTTGACGCGTCGCATTGCGATTCGCAGTAACGATGAAATTGGCGACATGGCGGCGGAAATAAACCGCTTTATCGAGAAAACCCAGGGCATCGTACAGGAGGTTAATGGCGCCGCTGACCAGACCGGTTCAAGCATCGATGACCTGTATCAGCAGAGCAGTCATATGCAGGAGGCGATGGATCGTCAGAAACAGGCTGTGGGACAGGTGAGCCATGCGCTTGATGAGATCGTCACCAGTATTCAGTATGAAACAGAAAGCGTGCAAAACTCATTACTCAGTGTCGATCAGGTCAGGGAAAACACCTCGCAGACTGTAGATATCTCCGGCAAGGTGCGAGAGCTGTTTACCTTGCTGGTGGAAAAGGTTCGTGAGGCATCCGATGTGGTCAACTCGCTGCAAGATCGGTCTGATCAGATTGGCACCGTACTGGATGTGATCAAGGGGATTGCCGAGCAAACCAACCTGTTGGCTCTCAATGCCGCAATAGAAGCGGCGCGTGCCGGAGAAAGTGGACGGGGCTTTGCCGTCGTCGCCGACGAGGTTCGCTCCTTGGCCAGTAAAACCCAGCAATCAACGGAAGATATTCAACGCACCATAGAATCTTTGCAGAGCGGCGCAAAAGGGGCGGTGGGTGTGATCGATGACGCCTGTTCCCATGCCGAAGAAGGGATTGAGGCCATTTCGATGGCGGACCAGCTACAGCAAAATGTGCAAGCTTCGGTGCAGGAGCTTTACGACCTGATCAATAATATTGCTTCTATGGCAGAAGAGCAGTCCCATGTATCGGTCGATCTCAAGAGCAGCGTTGACACCATCAACGGTGAAACTGAGCGTTCGTTACAGTCGGTTAATGAGGTCGCTGACACAGGCAGTAAGCTGGCTACCTTATCGGCGGCATTGAAGAAAGCGGTATCCCAGTTTCGTGTATAG
- a CDS encoding SCO family protein, which yields MSRFYQILIPIMIAMVTVAAGVQYYLYQEQSAARERPPAPPFTLTSSKGPVSLQQLQGKAVVLYFGYASCPDICPIDLGIVGGALKQLNTEEHDKVQALFITLDPARDNLRRLGEYAAFFHPRLGTLRGTEEQIASVARSYGVIYEKTYTGDDPSVYWVSHSANFFLINPEGQLVATLPRETTPSELSTRIRSVIN from the coding sequence GTGAGTCGTTTTTACCAGATACTTATCCCGATTATGATTGCCATGGTCACCGTTGCCGCGGGCGTCCAGTATTACCTATATCAGGAACAATCGGCGGCCAGGGAACGCCCCCCAGCCCCTCCCTTTACACTCACCAGTAGCAAAGGCCCCGTCAGCCTGCAACAACTCCAGGGTAAAGCGGTTGTACTCTATTTTGGCTACGCCTCTTGTCCGGACATCTGTCCCATTGACCTGGGTATTGTCGGCGGCGCGCTGAAACAGTTAAACACAGAAGAGCACGATAAAGTGCAGGCTCTGTTTATCACCCTGGACCCAGCTCGGGACAACCTCAGGCGACTGGGGGAATACGCCGCTTTTTTCCACCCTCGACTGGGTACCTTGCGTGGCACGGAAGAGCAGATTGCATCCGTTGCCAGAAGCTATGGTGTGATCTACGAGAAAACCTACACAGGTGATGATCCTTCCGTGTATTGGGTGTCCCATAGCGCCAACTTCTTCCTGATCAATCCTGAAGGTCAGCTGGTCGCAACGCTACCACGGGAAACCACGCCCAGCGAGCTGAGCACCCGTATCCGCTCAGTGATCAACTAA
- a CDS encoding DUF4062 domain-containing protein produces the protein MTTKLYQVFISGSHSDLQEERSALLHTLLGMGCIPVGPELLPDFGDSSKDIWPHVQQQISASDYVIVLNASRYGPLTRSGVSYMHREYTYAKTLRKPILCLLHDGKHALGADRTEATMEGQARLRVFRDELKAHPEIKWGSVAGLKQAIQRHLPTFIEDNPSPGWVRPENASFSLRQENLQLRQQVAELNDLRDTLSPSGSNSLEDSLSERAEFSFICNLYIEGNCKLATLKASISWKDVFAAFSSQLKPSASEDKIKQDLSAYLANAYRGLVSKRHPEAHAVNDFQFTEHSMRMIRLQLRRLGFIKKDTQLSDKNRAIWQLTAAGERARGRFIAA, from the coding sequence GTGACCACCAAGTTATACCAGGTCTTTATCAGTGGCTCCCACAGCGATTTGCAGGAGGAGCGATCTGCGCTATTGCATACTCTGTTGGGCATGGGCTGTATTCCGGTAGGACCGGAGCTGTTGCCTGATTTCGGCGATTCTTCAAAGGATATCTGGCCCCATGTCCAGCAGCAGATTTCGGCCAGTGACTATGTCATTGTCTTGAACGCCTCGCGCTATGGCCCCCTCACGCGCAGTGGCGTCAGCTATATGCACCGTGAATATACCTATGCCAAGACATTGAGAAAGCCGATTCTGTGCTTGTTGCATGATGGCAAACACGCTTTGGGTGCCGATCGCACCGAGGCGACTATGGAAGGGCAGGCGCGATTACGGGTCTTTCGTGACGAGCTTAAGGCACATCCGGAAATCAAGTGGGGCTCTGTCGCCGGTTTGAAACAGGCCATACAGCGTCACCTGCCGACCTTTATTGAAGATAACCCTTCACCGGGCTGGGTGCGTCCGGAGAATGCCAGCTTCTCCTTGCGTCAAGAGAACTTGCAGCTCAGGCAACAGGTCGCCGAGCTCAACGATTTGCGTGACACTCTGTCGCCGTCAGGGAGTAATAGCCTTGAAGACTCTCTCAGCGAGCGTGCCGAATTCTCGTTTATTTGTAACCTCTATATTGAAGGCAACTGCAAGCTGGCTACCTTGAAAGCCAGCATCAGCTGGAAAGACGTCTTCGCAGCCTTCTCCAGCCAGCTTAAACCCAGCGCCAGTGAAGACAAGATCAAGCAGGATCTGTCCGCCTATTTGGCCAATGCTTACCGAGGGTTGGTTTCCAAGCGGCATCCGGAAGCCCATGCGGTGAATGACTTTCAGTTCACCGAGCACTCCATGCGTATGATACGTTTGCAACTGCGCCGTTTGGGATTTATCAAAAAAGATACCCAATTATCAGACAAGAACCGTGCGATATGGCAACTTACGGCAGCGGGCGAACGTGCTCGTGGCCGTTTTATCGCAGCATGA
- a CDS encoding copper chaperone PCu(A)C: protein MRLSTLVMALLCSFSVNLYAGDLMISDGWVRAVPPEAPNSAAYMKIANHKDAAVTLVAANSSVAKMVQIHLSKKEGGMMKMEHQKEGVAVPAGGTLELKPGSYHVMLMGLKQPLKEGDQVKVVLKFSDGSEKELMLPVATSDMKSGMSHMDH from the coding sequence ATGCGTCTATCAACCCTTGTTATGGCCCTGCTGTGTTCGTTCAGTGTCAACCTCTACGCCGGAGATCTTATGATCAGTGATGGCTGGGTGCGGGCCGTCCCTCCCGAAGCGCCCAATAGCGCCGCTTACATGAAGATAGCCAACCACAAGGACGCAGCGGTAACTCTGGTCGCCGCAAACTCCAGCGTCGCTAAAATGGTTCAAATCCACCTCAGCAAGAAAGAGGGGGGGATGATGAAAATGGAACACCAGAAAGAAGGCGTCGCGGTTCCTGCCGGCGGTACTCTAGAGCTTAAGCCCGGTAGCTACCATGTGATGTTGATGGGCCTTAAGCAACCTCTCAAGGAAGGTGATCAGGTCAAGGTGGTACTGAAATTCAGCGATGGCAGCGAGAAAGAGCTGATGCTGCCCGTGGCAACCTCGGATATGAAATCCGGCATGTCACATATGGACCACTAA
- a CDS encoding DUF6279 family lipoprotein — protein MKPGIKGLVLLVSLFMVGCTLKPIYNNLYWLVPWYIEDYVTLRDGQSQRMRDGLRDFIEAHREEQIPHYIGFLRSLEPFADGVTEQQLWYLSHRVENFWDELKLMMAPEIEHFMLSLDEQQKKELFESLDESNQELRERLQEPGESAQERYRERTESLVDFWLGSPTEQQQRLLKAYQVRLKPNDQGWIDSRERWQQALREALVEPVEVDRLRFLLTRNRELWSLSYRESILYHRELTVQLISQLSYTLTERQKKRFKEQLQGIIESLESL, from the coding sequence ATGAAACCAGGCATCAAGGGATTGGTATTGCTAGTCAGCCTGTTTATGGTGGGTTGCACTCTCAAGCCTATTTACAACAACCTTTACTGGCTGGTGCCCTGGTACATAGAGGATTATGTCACTCTGAGGGACGGCCAGAGTCAGCGCATGCGTGATGGTTTGCGGGATTTTATCGAAGCCCATCGAGAGGAGCAGATACCCCATTACATTGGCTTTTTACGTTCACTGGAGCCATTCGCCGATGGAGTTACAGAACAGCAGCTGTGGTATCTGTCCCATCGAGTGGAGAACTTTTGGGATGAGCTCAAGCTTATGATGGCCCCGGAGATCGAGCATTTTATGCTGTCGCTCGATGAGCAACAGAAAAAAGAACTGTTTGAAAGCCTCGATGAATCTAACCAGGAGCTTCGTGAGCGCCTTCAGGAGCCCGGTGAGAGTGCTCAAGAGCGATATCGGGAACGTACCGAATCTCTGGTGGATTTCTGGTTGGGGTCGCCGACGGAGCAACAGCAACGTTTGCTGAAGGCTTATCAAGTACGCTTGAAGCCTAACGATCAAGGGTGGATCGACAGTCGTGAGCGTTGGCAGCAAGCCCTCAGGGAGGCGCTGGTGGAGCCGGTAGAGGTTGATCGGCTGCGTTTTCTGTTAACGCGTAATCGTGAACTCTGGAGTCTCAGTTACCGGGAGTCGATCCTGTATCACCGGGAGCTCACTGTGCAGTTGATCAGCCAGTTGAGCTATACCCTTACCGAACGACAGAAAAAGCGCTTTAAAGAGCAGCTGCAAGGTATTATCGAGAGTTTGGAATCGCTCTAG
- a CDS encoding plastocyanin/azurin family copper-binding protein, whose protein sequence is MPFWLPRSLLGLSFAGLLCVPSAWAETIEVEMIYPPADPAHGALCHTPEGDVPADASLLAMLDQESHQATASTAGESQSVQVDQLIDTDADDPLKMFRFSPNYIEIQPGDSIRFMNSLGQHTVVSIKGMIPEGAEPFSIAHEKVAEVTFEQPGVYGIRCRVHSRYGMVMLVKVGDELPNLEQAREKRHYRKAAKQFKQLFQRLDRSLVAEG, encoded by the coding sequence ATGCCATTCTGGTTGCCGCGTTCTTTGCTCGGCCTTTCCTTTGCGGGTCTGCTGTGTGTGCCGAGTGCCTGGGCGGAAACGATCGAGGTCGAGATGATCTACCCGCCCGCGGATCCGGCGCATGGGGCTTTGTGTCACACCCCGGAGGGCGATGTTCCGGCGGATGCTTCGTTGTTGGCCATGCTGGATCAAGAGTCTCATCAGGCGACCGCCAGCACTGCAGGTGAATCGCAGTCCGTGCAGGTGGATCAGCTGATCGATACGGATGCGGATGATCCGTTGAAGATGTTCCGGTTTTCCCCCAACTACATTGAGATACAGCCCGGCGACAGCATTCGTTTTATGAACTCTCTGGGTCAGCACACTGTGGTGTCGATCAAAGGCATGATCCCGGAGGGAGCCGAACCCTTTAGCATCGCCCATGAAAAGGTGGCGGAGGTGACCTTTGAGCAGCCGGGGGTGTATGGCATTCGCTGCCGCGTCCACAGTCGTTATGGCATGGTGATGCTGGTTAAGGTGGGTGATGAGTTGCCAAATCTGGAGCAGGCACGCGAAAAACGCCACTACCGCAAAGCCGCCAAACAGTTTAAGCAACTGTTTCAGCGGCTGGATCGAAGCCTGGTGGCTGAGGGCTAG
- a CDS encoding TetR/AcrR family transcriptional regulator, protein MSLEAITRKIPQQQRGFEKQRLILDICQEIILEEDVNSLKMNNVAQRAGISIGSLYQYFPTKSAIVAALAEEVLGAYRETVQKLLDAVTSKKEFAEALQAIIAKTVTYHKKNPLLGEVSLGAAADRLTRHLVADDAKQGAVALTEVAKRVGIKGDDKTLLRQSRLFGALMASAVQISLSERGKGAKDILEACSTLVLKEWGLARYA, encoded by the coding sequence ATGTCACTAGAGGCGATCACCAGAAAGATCCCACAGCAGCAGAGAGGTTTTGAGAAACAGCGACTTATTCTCGATATCTGCCAGGAGATCATACTTGAAGAGGATGTGAATTCGCTGAAAATGAATAATGTTGCGCAACGAGCGGGTATCTCTATCGGCTCTTTGTATCAATACTTTCCAACCAAGAGTGCGATTGTTGCTGCCTTAGCCGAAGAGGTTCTGGGTGCCTACCGTGAAACCGTGCAAAAGCTGCTTGATGCCGTCACAAGCAAAAAGGAGTTTGCCGAGGCGTTGCAGGCGATCATTGCCAAGACCGTGACTTACCATAAAAAGAATCCATTGCTGGGCGAAGTTAGCTTGGGTGCAGCTGCGGATCGGTTGACTCGTCATCTGGTTGCCGATGATGCCAAGCAGGGCGCGGTAGCTTTGACTGAAGTAGCCAAGCGGGTTGGTATCAAAGGGGATGACAAAACCTTGTTGCGTCAAAGTCGCTTGTTCGGCGCTTTGATGGCCAGTGCGGTTCAGATATCATTGAGCGAACGCGGCAAGGGAGCCAAGGATATCCTTGAAGCCTGCAGTACTTTGGTATTAAAAGAGTGGGGTCTGGCGCGTTACGCCTGA
- a CDS encoding class I SAM-dependent methyltransferase translates to MFWLGILIGTVLTWLFMSGVIKHLANALSGRLWRPNLDAKSMSQEQWLLNISEHPPSSWNHLGYWKEASTYERACVELAGLLADRACLRASDRVVDVSFGCSDQLLIWVDYYQVQSLHAFSKVYWQQEQARRRCQPFSQVQIHKGDHMAVAELPESSVDKVLALDNAYYFSDKAGFFRECRRVLVDEGTLALTDMVLVRPQSGRWEQFVWKILARMAGVPLQNLITREEYDALLEAQGFKQVTVSDITDDVFSGFLYWQQQHYMNLRTFTGRQRWFKVRLTATFIRWFLVRDLVRYLLVTAR, encoded by the coding sequence ATGTTTTGGCTTGGAATCCTGATTGGTACGGTGCTTACCTGGCTCTTTATGTCGGGGGTGATCAAGCACCTGGCGAACGCTCTGAGTGGTCGGCTCTGGCGACCCAATCTGGATGCCAAATCGATGAGCCAGGAGCAATGGCTGTTGAACATTTCCGAGCACCCACCCAGCAGCTGGAACCATCTGGGGTATTGGAAAGAGGCCAGCACTTACGAGAGAGCCTGCGTTGAACTGGCTGGTTTGCTAGCTGATCGCGCTTGCCTGCGGGCCAGTGATCGAGTGGTTGATGTCTCCTTTGGTTGTTCCGATCAGTTGCTGATTTGGGTCGACTATTACCAGGTGCAATCCCTGCATGCTTTTAGCAAGGTGTATTGGCAGCAAGAGCAGGCGCGCCGACGATGCCAGCCCTTCAGCCAGGTACAGATTCATAAGGGTGACCATATGGCGGTTGCCGAGCTGCCCGAATCATCAGTGGACAAAGTGTTGGCGTTGGACAATGCCTATTATTTTTCAGATAAGGCGGGCTTTTTCCGTGAGTGCCGTCGCGTTCTCGTTGACGAGGGCACCTTGGCATTGACGGACATGGTGCTGGTACGTCCGCAGAGTGGCCGCTGGGAACAGTTTGTCTGGAAAATTCTGGCGCGTATGGCGGGAGTACCGCTGCAAAACCTTATTACTCGTGAAGAGTATGATGCCTTACTTGAAGCGCAAGGCTTCAAACAGGTGACCGTTTCCGACATAACCGACGATGTCTTCAGCGGTTTTTTATATTGGCAGCAACAACATTATATGAACCTGCGGACTTTCACGGGGCGCCAGCGATGGTTCAAGGTTCGGCTGACGGCAACCTTTATCCGTTGGTTCCTGGTGCGTGACCTGGTCAGGTACCTGTTAGTGACAGCACGCTAA
- a CDS encoding alanine/glycine:cation symporter family protein: MNPLIASANDLIWGSILVYLLLGAGIYFTLRTGVIQFRRLGFSFRALLGSRQTTGNGISSFQAFCTSLAARVGTGNLAGVAMALYLGGPGAIFWMWVIALLGMSSSLMENTLAQLYKTSNGDGTFRGGPSYYIEKALGQRWLGITFSICLIIAFGLAFNSVQSNSIAAAMHNAFDVTPWVSGVLVAIVTTLIVFGGIRSISRFAEIVVPFMALAYIAVALFIVITHLSEMPAVFRLIFDSAFGIGSAAAGGTGYLVSQAIMQGVKRGLFSNEAGMGSAPNAAATATPNPPHPVTQGIIGMAGVFIDTIVICTATAAIVLVSGQLESGSGLQGIALTQNALSSLVGSWGSDFIAIAILLFAFTSIIANYYYGESNLRFIIDRQWAVVIYRLAVLGMVIYGAIASLPVVWSLADLSMGMMAIINVIALLLLSGIVFRVIKDFEQQVDRGEIPCFDRRKFEFLDRTLDADVWDKTPEEAREALTNEQDADASETSPARQS, translated from the coding sequence ATGAACCCTCTTATTGCCTCTGCCAACGACCTGATCTGGGGATCCATCCTGGTGTACCTGCTGCTGGGCGCCGGAATCTATTTCACCCTGCGCACCGGTGTCATCCAGTTTCGCCGCCTGGGCTTTTCCTTTCGTGCTCTGCTGGGAAGCCGGCAGACAACGGGCAATGGCATTTCATCCTTTCAGGCTTTTTGCACCAGCCTGGCAGCCCGGGTAGGAACCGGCAACCTGGCTGGTGTGGCCATGGCTCTCTATCTGGGTGGACCCGGCGCCATTTTCTGGATGTGGGTCATCGCCTTGCTGGGGATGTCTTCCAGCCTGATGGAAAACACCCTGGCCCAGCTGTATAAAACCAGTAATGGTGACGGCACCTTCCGTGGTGGCCCCTCCTACTATATCGAGAAAGCGTTGGGCCAACGCTGGCTGGGTATTACCTTTTCCATCTGCCTGATCATCGCTTTTGGTCTGGCCTTTAACTCGGTTCAGTCAAACTCTATCGCCGCCGCGATGCATAACGCCTTCGACGTAACCCCCTGGGTCAGCGGCGTACTGGTAGCCATCGTCACCACATTGATCGTCTTCGGCGGCATTCGCTCCATTTCGCGCTTCGCCGAAATTGTCGTCCCCTTTATGGCTCTGGCCTACATTGCCGTCGCCCTGTTTATCGTGATTACTCACTTGAGTGAAATGCCGGCGGTGTTTCGCCTGATTTTTGACAGCGCCTTTGGTATCGGCAGCGCGGCTGCGGGAGGCACCGGTTACCTGGTGTCCCAGGCCATCATGCAGGGCGTAAAACGCGGCCTTTTTTCCAATGAGGCCGGTATGGGAAGCGCGCCCAATGCGGCCGCAACCGCGACCCCCAACCCACCCCATCCGGTGACCCAGGGCATCATCGGCATGGCAGGGGTCTTCATCGACACCATTGTTATCTGTACGGCCACGGCGGCGATTGTGCTGGTATCCGGACAATTGGAGAGCGGCAGTGGCCTGCAGGGCATTGCCCTGACCCAAAACGCGCTGAGCAGCCTGGTCGGTAGCTGGGGCAGTGATTTTATCGCCATTGCCATTTTATTGTTCGCGTTCACATCGATCATCGCCAACTACTATTACGGCGAGAGCAACCTGCGCTTTATCATCGATCGCCAATGGGCCGTGGTGATCTACCGCCTGGCGGTATTGGGCATGGTGATCTACGGCGCCATCGCCAGCCTGCCCGTGGTCTGGAGCCTGGCGGACCTGAGCATGGGCATGATGGCCATCATCAACGTCATTGCACTGTTGCTGTTGTCTGGCATTGTCTTTCGGGTGATCAAGGACTTCGAGCAACAGGTCGACCGTGGCGAAATCCCCTGCTTCGACCGGCGTAAGTTTGAATTCCTGGACCGCACCCTGGATGCCGATGTCTGGGATAAGACACCTGAAGAGGCGCGTGAAGCCCTGACCAATGAACAGGACGCAGACGCCAGCGAAACCAGCCCGGCTCGCCAGAGTTAA
- a CDS encoding TatD family hydrolase, whose translation MRQIVAHQASMFFDTHCHLDFPQFDDGRSRLLDDCAAARVDKILIPGVSASSWAGLMSLCAKNDSRVQLMAAVGLHPFYLDQHQVVDLVRLSQLLQQRPEYLVAVGEIGLDYMLPEHGWPMQHHLFRQQLKIAKSEQLPVLLHVRKAHDQVLKCLRELDFDCGGVVHAFSGSEQQARRYIERGFLLGVGGAISWSRATRLRSMIARLPIESLVLETDAPDMMPAFAEGEWNSPLNLPAIAECLAELKKVSVLQIADQSLRNILKLLYAEK comes from the coding sequence GTGCGTCAGATTGTCGCACATCAAGCTTCCATGTTTTTTGATACTCATTGCCATCTGGATTTCCCTCAATTTGATGACGGGCGTAGCCGTTTGCTGGACGACTGTGCCGCAGCCCGGGTGGATAAAATATTGATACCGGGAGTGTCGGCATCCAGTTGGGCTGGCTTGATGAGTCTGTGCGCCAAGAACGATTCAAGAGTTCAATTAATGGCAGCGGTGGGGTTGCATCCGTTTTATCTCGATCAGCACCAGGTAGTAGACCTGGTGCGATTGTCTCAATTGCTCCAGCAGCGGCCGGAATATCTGGTGGCGGTGGGAGAGATAGGCCTTGATTATATGTTGCCAGAGCACGGATGGCCGATGCAGCATCACCTGTTTCGCCAACAGCTTAAAATAGCCAAAAGTGAACAGTTACCGGTATTGCTTCATGTGCGTAAGGCTCATGATCAGGTGCTTAAGTGTCTTCGAGAGCTGGATTTTGATTGTGGCGGCGTTGTTCATGCGTTTTCAGGGAGTGAGCAACAGGCCCGGCGGTATATAGAACGTGGATTCCTGTTGGGCGTAGGAGGCGCCATCAGTTGGTCGCGCGCTACGCGGTTGCGAAGTATGATCGCGAGGCTGCCTATAGAAAGCCTGGTTCTTGAGACGGACGCTCCGGATATGATGCCGGCCTTTGCGGAAGGAGAGTGGAACTCACCCCTTAATTTGCCTGCTATTGCAGAGTGTCTTGCAGAACTGAAAAAGGTAAGTGTTTTGCAAATTGCGGATCAATCCCTACGCAATATTCTCAAGCTGCTCTATGCTGAGAAGTAA
- the ltaE gene encoding low-specificity L-threonine aldolase, producing MIDLRSDTVTQPSNAMRDAMSRAPVGDDVFGEDPTVNQLQELAAALSGHQAALFVPTGTQSNLVGLLAHCERGDEYICGQQAHTYKYEGGGAAVLGSIQPQPIEFEADGSLDLKRVEASIKADDFHFARTRLLALENTHAGKVLPLDYLQSAREFCDQKGLAYHLDGARVCNAAVKLGVSLDTITSPFDSVSICLSKGLGAPVGSVLCGSHELIGNARRWRKVVGGGMRQAGVLAAAGIYALQNNVQRLAEDHHNAMELAQGLADIAELRVETGRVQTNMLYVEMAPEQFEPLKVFMGERGIRLDSRLPMRMVTHLDISSEDVIRVVAAFKQFFASRQG from the coding sequence ATAATCGATCTGCGCAGTGACACAGTCACTCAGCCCTCAAACGCAATGCGTGACGCGATGAGTCGAGCACCCGTGGGTGACGATGTCTTCGGCGAAGATCCTACGGTTAATCAACTTCAGGAATTGGCGGCTGCACTCAGCGGTCATCAGGCAGCACTGTTTGTGCCAACGGGGACTCAAAGTAATCTGGTTGGACTGCTGGCGCATTGCGAGCGTGGCGATGAATATATCTGTGGCCAGCAAGCCCATACTTATAAGTATGAAGGGGGCGGTGCGGCGGTGTTGGGCAGCATCCAGCCGCAGCCGATTGAATTCGAGGCTGATGGTAGTCTGGACCTGAAACGGGTTGAGGCGAGCATCAAAGCGGATGACTTTCATTTTGCCCGTACCCGATTGCTGGCGCTTGAAAATACCCACGCAGGAAAAGTATTGCCGCTGGATTACCTGCAAAGCGCCAGGGAATTCTGTGATCAAAAAGGCCTGGCCTACCACCTCGATGGTGCGCGAGTTTGCAATGCCGCGGTCAAGCTTGGCGTTAGTCTGGATACCATTACATCACCTTTTGATTCGGTTTCTATTTGTTTGTCCAAGGGGCTCGGGGCGCCTGTCGGCTCGGTACTTTGCGGATCCCATGAGCTGATCGGCAACGCGCGTCGCTGGCGCAAGGTGGTTGGCGGCGGTATGCGGCAAGCCGGAGTTCTGGCGGCGGCCGGAATTTATGCGTTGCAAAATAACGTGCAGCGGTTGGCCGAAGATCATCACAACGCCATGGAGTTAGCGCAAGGGTTGGCTGATATTGCTGAGCTGAGGGTGGAAACCGGTCGGGTGCAAACCAACATGCTGTACGTCGAGATGGCGCCAGAGCAGTTTGAACCCCTGAAGGTATTTATGGGGGAGCGAGGCATTCGACTCGATTCACGTCTGCCCATGCGCATGGTGACGCATCTGGATATATCTTCTGAAGACGTTATTCGAGTAGTGGCTGCGTTCAAACAGTTTTTTGCCAGCCGGCAAGGCTGA